The Metabacillus sediminilitoris genome window below encodes:
- a CDS encoding dihydroorotase: MLFVLKNGFILDELGELKKADVKVENGKITEIGEDLTIDGFEVISVDGQLVSTGFIDLHVHLREPGGEHKETIATGTQSAAKGGFTTIAPMPNTRPVPDTKEQMEWLQNRIKETAIVKVLPYASITNEQLGEELTNFSALKEAGAFAFTDDGVGVQSAGMMLEAMKQAASIGATIVAHCEENTLINQGSVHEGEFSKKHGINGIPSVCESVHIARDILLAEAAGCHYHVCHISTKESVRVVRDAKRAGIHVTAEVSPHHLLLCEDDIPGLDTNYKMNPPLRGKADQKALIEGLLDGTIDFIATDHAPHTEEEKEKGMQQAPFGIVGLETAFPLLYTNLVQTKILSLKQLVDFLTIKPVTAFGLAGGKLQVGETADLTVVDLETEEKIDPKNFLSKGKNTPFTDWSCKGWPTLTIVDGNIVWEKGGITV; encoded by the coding sequence ATGTTATTTGTTCTTAAAAACGGATTTATTTTAGATGAGCTTGGTGAGTTGAAAAAGGCTGATGTAAAGGTTGAAAATGGAAAGATTACTGAAATTGGTGAAGATCTTACTATCGATGGATTTGAAGTAATCTCAGTTGATGGGCAACTTGTTTCAACAGGTTTTATTGATTTACATGTTCATTTAAGAGAACCAGGCGGCGAGCATAAAGAAACAATTGCTACGGGAACACAAAGTGCGGCGAAGGGTGGCTTTACAACAATTGCTCCAATGCCTAATACACGTCCTGTTCCAGATACGAAAGAGCAAATGGAATGGCTGCAAAATCGCATTAAAGAAACAGCTATTGTAAAAGTATTACCATATGCTTCCATCACAAATGAGCAATTAGGTGAAGAATTAACAAATTTCTCTGCCTTAAAAGAAGCAGGTGCATTTGCTTTCACAGATGATGGGGTCGGCGTGCAATCTGCAGGAATGATGCTCGAGGCGATGAAACAAGCAGCATCGATTGGAGCAACAATTGTCGCGCATTGTGAAGAAAATACATTAATTAACCAAGGTTCTGTTCATGAAGGTGAATTTTCGAAAAAACACGGTATTAATGGGATTCCATCTGTTTGTGAGTCTGTTCATATTGCAAGAGATATTCTTCTTGCTGAAGCTGCAGGCTGTCATTACCATGTATGTCATATTAGTACGAAAGAATCTGTACGTGTAGTACGTGACGCCAAACGGGCTGGAATTCATGTAACAGCAGAGGTTTCTCCACACCATCTATTATTGTGTGAAGATGATATTCCTGGTCTTGATACAAACTATAAAATGAATCCTCCTTTAAGAGGGAAAGCAGATCAGAAAGCATTAATCGAAGGCTTGCTCGATGGAACAATTGATTTCATTGCAACTGACCATGCTCCACATACCGAAGAGGAAAAAGAAAAAGGTATGCAGCAAGCACCATTTGGAATTGTTGGCTTAGAAACAGCATTTCCTTTACTCTATACAAATTTAGTACAAACGAAAATATTATCTTTAAAACAACTTGTAGACTTCTTAACGATTAAACCAGTAACTGCTTTCGGATTAGCTGGTGGAAAATTACAAGTTGGTGAAACTGCAGACCTCACTGTTGTTGATTTAGAAACTGAAGAAAAAATTGATCCTAAAAACTTTTTATCAAAAGGGAAAAACACACCGTTTACAGACTGGTCATGCAAAGGCTGGCCTACACTTACAATTGTTGATGGAAACATCGTTTGGGAAAAAGGAGGCATCACAGTATGA
- a CDS encoding RluA family pseudouridine synthase: MDIIELQVSEEQKNERIDKFLSTYNGEWSRSQVQIWIKEGSVKVNDNPVKTNYKCQPQDRIVVVIPDPEPLDVVAEQMNLDIYYEDQDVLVVNKPKGMVVHPAPGHMSGTLVNGLMAHCQDLSGINGVLRPGIVHRIDKDTSGLLMVAKNDMAHESLVDQLVNKTVTRRYKAIVHGSIQHDHGTINAPIGRDKVDRQSMTVTNVSSKEAVTHFNVIERYDNFTFVECQLETGRTHQIRVHMKYIGYPLVGDPKYGPKKTLPINGQALHAGILGFEHPRTKEYLEFEAPLPLEFQQVLEQIKNNH, translated from the coding sequence ATGGACATCATTGAATTACAGGTAAGTGAAGAACAGAAAAATGAGCGGATTGATAAATTTTTATCAACATATAATGGTGAGTGGTCACGATCACAGGTGCAGATTTGGATTAAAGAAGGTTCTGTTAAAGTAAATGACAACCCAGTTAAAACAAACTATAAATGTCAACCGCAAGATCGTATTGTAGTTGTCATTCCAGATCCAGAACCATTAGATGTTGTTGCAGAACAAATGAATCTTGATATTTATTATGAAGATCAAGATGTGCTTGTTGTAAATAAACCGAAAGGGATGGTTGTGCATCCAGCACCTGGACATATGAGTGGAACATTGGTAAATGGCTTAATGGCTCATTGTCAGGATCTTTCAGGAATAAATGGTGTATTAAGACCTGGCATTGTCCATCGTATCGATAAAGATACGTCAGGATTATTAATGGTTGCCAAAAATGATATGGCACATGAATCATTAGTAGATCAACTTGTTAACAAAACAGTGACTAGAAGATATAAAGCAATTGTTCATGGAAGTATTCAGCATGACCATGGCACAATTAATGCACCTATCGGCCGTGACAAAGTTGACAGACAAAGTATGACAGTAACAAATGTAAGCAGTAAAGAAGCCGTTACCCACTTTAATGTCATCGAGCGGTATGACAACTTTACGTTTGTAGAATGTCAGCTTGAAACAGGAAGAACACATCAAATTCGTGTTCATATGAAATATATTGGATATCCACTAGTTGGAGATCCGAAATATGGTCCCAAAAAGACGTTACCAATTAATGGACAGGCTCTCCATGCGGGAATTTTAGGGTTTGAACATCCTCGTACAAAAGAATATTTAGAGTTTGAAGCACCTCTACCTCTAGAGTTTCAGCAAGTGTTAGAGCAAATAAAAAATAATCATTGA
- a CDS encoding YggT family protein, whose translation MDIIFSLITTLLTFYSYAIIIYILLSWFPGARESGFGQILAKICEPYLEPFRKIIPPLGMIDISPIVAILALKFAQYGVASLFRMLG comes from the coding sequence ATGGACATAATATTTAGCTTAATTACTACACTGTTAACTTTTTATTCGTATGCGATCATCATTTATATTTTACTATCATGGTTTCCTGGCGCGAGAGAATCTGGTTTTGGACAAATATTGGCTAAAATTTGTGAACCTTATTTAGAGCCATTTCGAAAAATTATTCCTCCTTTAGGAATGATTGATATCTCACCAATTGTAGCAATTTTGGCATTAAAATTTGCACAATATGGAGTTGCATCACTTTTTAGAATGCTTGGCTAA
- a CDS encoding YlmH family RNA-binding protein: MDHLYQHFRREEKHFIDQVLQWKESVITQYSPKLTDFLDPREQEIVFSVIGDHSEVKVSFQGGVLDTERKRALLYPDYFQPENEDFKLTLFEVKYASKFITLQHRQVLGALMSLGIKRSKFGDIRFSNETVQFVCAREISDYLITNFLEVGRAKVTLKEKELNEFSPQAEVYQEIVTTVSSLRLDVIGSAVYNISRQKIQPLITNGLVKVNWKTVESVSFECREGDTLSVRGYGRSKVTAIEGKTKKDRFRIVFHVWK; the protein is encoded by the coding sequence ATGGATCACTTATATCAACACTTTCGGCGTGAAGAAAAACATTTTATCGATCAGGTCCTTCAATGGAAGGAGAGCGTTATAACTCAATATAGCCCTAAACTAACGGACTTTTTAGATCCTAGAGAACAAGAAATCGTTTTCTCAGTCATAGGGGATCACTCTGAAGTGAAAGTTTCATTTCAAGGTGGTGTCCTGGATACTGAACGTAAAAGGGCATTGCTATATCCAGACTATTTTCAGCCGGAAAATGAAGATTTCAAATTAACTCTTTTTGAAGTAAAGTATGCAAGTAAATTTATCACTCTTCAGCATCGTCAAGTTTTAGGGGCGCTTATGAGTTTAGGAATAAAGCGGTCTAAATTCGGAGATATTCGATTTAGCAATGAGACCGTGCAGTTCGTTTGTGCTAGAGAAATTTCAGATTATTTAATAACTAATTTTCTAGAAGTTGGACGTGCCAAAGTTACGTTAAAAGAAAAAGAACTTAATGAATTTTCACCACAGGCAGAAGTATACCAAGAGATCGTTACAACGGTCTCATCACTGCGTCTAGATGTAATAGGTTCAGCTGTTTATAATATTTCACGACAAAAAATACAACCGCTTATTACAAACGGACTTGTAAAGGTCAATTGGAAAACAGTTGAATCAGTTTCTTTCGAGTGCCGTGAAGGTGATACACTTTCAGTACGCGGATATGGTCGTAGTAAAGTTACAGCAATTGAAGGTAAAACAAAAAAAGATCGATTTAGAATCGTATTTCACGTTTGGAAATAA
- the ileS gene encoding isoleucine--tRNA ligase, with protein MEYKDTLLMPKTEFPMRGNLPNREPLMQEKWEKMDIYKKVQERTKDRPLFILHDGPPYANGDIHMGHALNKILKDFIVRYKSMSGYCSPYVPGWDTHGLPIETALTKNKKVKRKEMSVADFRKLCEEYAWQQINGQREQFKRLGVRGDWDNPYVTLTPAYEAQQIKVFGEMAKKGYIYKGLKPVYWSPSSESALAEAEIEYADKRSPSIYVAFSVTDGKGVLTNDEKIIIWTTTPWTIPANLGISVHPELEYSVVSVAGEKYVVASALVETVAKTIEWENYEVVRTLKGSELDRVVAKHPIYDRESLVMLGEHVTSDGGTGCVHTAPGHGEDDFIIGQKYGLDVLCPVDEKGYMTNEATGFDGLFYDEANKAITEKLQEVGALLKLQFITHSYPHDWRTKKPTIFRATAQWFASIKDFREDLLTAIRETKWVPAWGETRLYNMVRDRGDWCISRQRAWGVPIPVFYAENGDPIITDETIDHVSNLFREHGSNVWFEREAKDLLPEGFTHENSPNGNFTKETDIMDVWFDSGSSHQAVLLERDELQRPADLYLEGSDQYRGWFNSSLSTAVAVTGKAPYKGVLSHGFALDGQGRKMSKSLGNTVVPEKVMKQLGGDILRLWVASVDYQADVRVSDAILKQVAEVYRKIRNTFRFLLGNLADFNPTSDSVNLENLREVDRYMLVKLNKLTKRVKEAYDQYEFAAIYHAVHNFCTIELSSFYLDFAKDVLYIESEENLDRRAIQTVLHETLMALVKLVTPILPHTADEVWEHISSVTEESVQLVDMPEVKEYPNADELESKWDAFMSLRDDVLKALEVARNEKIIGKSLTASISLYPNQEAKMLLESVEENLKQLFIVSGFEIAGDYDTAPENAQVFDSVKIVITQANGETCERCWIVTPEVGQVADHPTLCQRCADIVKNHYIAE; from the coding sequence ATGGAGTATAAAGATACATTACTTATGCCAAAGACAGAATTTCCAATGCGAGGAAATTTACCAAACAGAGAGCCATTAATGCAAGAGAAATGGGAAAAAATGGATATTTATAAAAAAGTGCAGGAACGTACAAAAGATCGTCCTCTTTTCATTTTGCATGATGGACCTCCTTACGCAAATGGTGACATTCATATGGGCCATGCACTTAACAAAATATTAAAAGATTTTATCGTACGATATAAATCAATGAGTGGATATTGTTCACCGTATGTACCGGGTTGGGATACACATGGTTTACCAATTGAAACGGCATTAACGAAAAATAAAAAAGTTAAACGAAAAGAAATGTCTGTTGCTGATTTTCGTAAGCTTTGTGAAGAATATGCTTGGCAGCAAATTAACGGGCAACGTGAGCAATTTAAGCGTTTAGGAGTACGTGGTGATTGGGATAACCCATATGTAACATTAACACCAGCTTATGAAGCACAACAAATTAAAGTATTTGGTGAAATGGCGAAGAAGGGCTATATTTACAAAGGCTTAAAACCAGTATACTGGTCACCTTCAAGTGAGTCTGCACTTGCTGAAGCAGAGATCGAATATGCTGACAAGCGCTCACCATCTATTTATGTGGCATTCTCTGTTACAGATGGGAAAGGTGTTCTAACTAATGATGAAAAAATTATCATTTGGACAACAACTCCTTGGACTATTCCTGCAAATTTAGGGATTTCTGTTCATCCAGAATTAGAATATAGTGTAGTTTCAGTAGCTGGTGAGAAATATGTAGTTGCTTCTGCTTTAGTTGAAACTGTTGCAAAAACAATTGAGTGGGAAAATTATGAAGTTGTTCGAACATTGAAAGGTTCTGAGCTTGATCGTGTTGTTGCGAAACATCCAATTTATGACCGAGAATCACTAGTAATGCTAGGTGAACATGTAACAAGTGATGGTGGTACTGGTTGTGTCCATACAGCACCAGGACATGGTGAAGATGATTTTATCATCGGTCAAAAATATGGTTTAGATGTTTTATGTCCTGTTGATGAAAAAGGATATATGACGAATGAAGCTACAGGCTTTGATGGCTTGTTCTATGATGAAGCAAATAAGGCAATTACAGAAAAATTACAAGAAGTAGGGGCATTATTAAAGCTTCAATTTATTACACATTCATATCCACATGACTGGAGAACGAAAAAGCCAACAATCTTCCGTGCAACAGCACAATGGTTTGCTTCCATTAAAGATTTCCGTGAAGACCTTTTGACAGCCATTAGGGAAACAAAATGGGTTCCGGCATGGGGAGAAACAAGACTATACAATATGGTTCGCGACCGTGGCGACTGGTGTATTTCACGTCAGCGTGCATGGGGTGTTCCGATCCCAGTTTTCTATGCGGAAAATGGTGATCCGATTATTACAGATGAAACAATCGATCACGTTTCTAACTTATTCCGTGAACATGGGTCAAATGTTTGGTTTGAGCGTGAAGCAAAAGATCTTTTACCAGAAGGATTTACACACGAAAACAGTCCAAATGGGAACTTTACTAAAGAAACGGATATTATGGATGTTTGGTTTGATTCAGGTTCATCACATCAAGCAGTACTATTAGAAAGAGATGAACTTCAAAGACCTGCAGATCTATATTTAGAAGGTTCTGACCAATATCGAGGATGGTTTAACTCATCATTATCAACTGCTGTAGCTGTGACTGGCAAAGCACCATATAAAGGGGTATTAAGCCATGGTTTTGCTCTAGATGGTCAAGGGCGTAAAATGAGTAAATCATTAGGTAATACAGTTGTACCAGAAAAAGTAATGAAACAACTAGGTGGAGATATTTTACGATTATGGGTAGCTTCTGTGGATTATCAAGCAGACGTTCGTGTATCAGATGCAATTTTAAAACAAGTTGCAGAGGTTTATCGTAAAATCCGTAACACATTCCGTTTCTTACTCGGTAATCTAGCTGACTTTAATCCAACGTCAGATTCTGTTAACCTAGAAAATCTTCGCGAAGTTGATCGTTATATGCTTGTAAAGTTGAATAAATTAACTAAACGTGTAAAAGAAGCATATGATCAATACGAATTTGCAGCCATCTATCATGCTGTTCATAATTTCTGTACGATTGAATTAAGTTCGTTCTATTTAGATTTTGCTAAAGATGTTTTATATATTGAATCAGAAGAAAACTTAGATAGACGTGCAATTCAAACGGTACTCCATGAAACACTTATGGCACTTGTTAAATTGGTTACACCAATTCTGCCTCATACAGCCGATGAAGTATGGGAACATATTAGTTCAGTAACAGAAGAAAGTGTTCAATTAGTTGATATGCCAGAAGTGAAAGAATATCCTAATGCAGATGAATTAGAAAGCAAATGGGATGCATTTATGTCATTACGAGACGATGTATTAAAGGCTTTAGAAGTAGCTCGAAATGAAAAGATCATTGGTAAATCTTTAACTGCAAGTATTTCTTTATATCCAAATCAAGAAGCAAAGATGCTACTTGAATCGGTTGAAGAAAATTTAAAGCAATTATTTATTGTTTCTGGGTTTGAAATTGCTGGTGATTATGACACAGCACCAGAAAATGCCCAAGTTTTTGATTCAGTAAAGATTGTCATTACACAAGCAAACGGTGAAACGTGTGAACGTTGTTGGATTGTAACACCTGAAGTAGGTCAAGTGGCTGATCATCCAACACTTTGTCAACGTTGTGCAGATATAGTAAAAAATCATTATATTGCTGAATAA
- a CDS encoding TraR/DksA family transcriptional regulator, with protein MKEELRTRLFDHSLFEMTCDDHQGKSSTLMHHIKEELQDVERALMKIDKGIYGFCEETGQEIPFEKLRILPTARTIYDFYFQELFERKSLPQYDYTHEETYITGSDF; from the coding sequence ATGAAAGAAGAACTGCGAACGAGGTTATTTGATCACAGTTTGTTTGAAATGACTTGTGATGACCATCAAGGGAAAAGTAGTACTTTGATGCATCATATTAAAGAGGAACTTCAAGATGTCGAACGTGCCTTAATGAAAATTGATAAAGGAATATATGGTTTTTGTGAAGAAACAGGTCAAGAAATTCCTTTCGAAAAATTAAGGATACTCCCTACAGCAAGAACAATTTATGATTTTTATTTTCAAGAATTATTTGAACGAAAATCTCTTCCTCAATACGATTATACCCATGAAGAAACATATATCACTGGAAGTGATTTTTAA
- a CDS encoding aspartate carbamoyltransferase catalytic subunit: protein MSSLLTMNQLTNEEIFMILEDAEQYRLGKGWKPSNMLFVSNLFFEPSTRTRFSFEVAEKKLGLEVLNFSSEHSSVQKGETLYDTIKTLESIGAHAVVIRHQNDHFFEDLIGKVSIPIINAGDGCGHHPTQSLLDLLTIKQEFGGFKDLTVSIHGDIRHSRVARSNAEVLIRLGANVLFSGPSEWHDPLNIHGKYVDVDEAIEKSDVVMLLRIQHERHDQKTSVENYLAQYGLTKEREKQMKNHAIIMHPAPVNRGVEIESDLIECGRSRIFKQMENGVFARMAVLKRAFQQSKQKQEVIKHVICS, encoded by the coding sequence ATGTCAAGTTTACTTACAATGAATCAGCTTACAAATGAAGAAATCTTCATGATACTTGAAGATGCTGAGCAGTATAGATTAGGTAAAGGGTGGAAACCATCAAATATGTTGTTTGTCTCAAATCTATTTTTTGAGCCAAGTACAAGAACGAGATTCAGCTTTGAAGTTGCAGAGAAAAAATTAGGCCTTGAAGTTTTAAATTTTTCTTCGGAACATTCAAGTGTTCAAAAAGGTGAAACGTTATACGACACAATCAAAACATTAGAGTCTATTGGAGCACATGCAGTTGTAATCAGACATCAAAATGATCACTTTTTTGAGGATTTGATTGGTAAAGTTTCAATTCCAATTATCAATGCTGGTGATGGTTGTGGACATCATCCAACACAATCACTTTTAGATTTACTTACAATAAAACAAGAATTTGGCGGCTTTAAAGACTTAACGGTTTCCATACATGGTGACATTCGTCATAGCCGTGTTGCACGTTCAAATGCTGAAGTTCTGATAAGATTAGGAGCAAACGTTTTATTCTCCGGCCCTTCAGAGTGGCATGATCCGTTAAACATTCATGGTAAATATGTTGATGTAGATGAAGCGATAGAAAAGTCAGATGTTGTAATGCTTCTTCGCATCCAGCATGAAAGACATGATCAAAAAACAAGTGTTGAAAACTACTTAGCCCAATACGGATTAACTAAAGAACGTGAAAAACAAATGAAAAATCATGCAATCATTATGCATCCTGCACCAGTAAATCGTGGTGTTGAAATAGAAAGTGACTTAATTGAATGTGGTCGCTCAAGGATTTTTAAACAAATGGAAAATGGTGTTTTCGCAAGAATGGCAGTATTAAAACGAGCTTTTCAACAAAGTAAGCAAAAACAGGAGGTAATCAAACATGTTATTTGTTCTTAA
- the pyrR gene encoding bifunctional pyr operon transcriptional regulator/uracil phosphoribosyltransferase PyrR yields the protein MSQKAVVLDDQAIRRALTRIAHEIIERNKGIENSVLVGIKTRGIYLAKRLAERIEQIEGNKIAIGELDITLYRDDLSKKTNDQEPLVKGSDIPVDVTNQKVILVDDVLYTGRTVRAAMDALVDIGRPANIQLAVLVDRGHRELPIRADYVGKNIPTSSSEKIVVELHEQDGNDQVTIHENE from the coding sequence ATGTCTCAAAAAGCAGTTGTTTTAGATGATCAAGCAATACGCAGAGCTTTAACAAGAATTGCTCACGAAATCATTGAAAGAAATAAAGGGATCGAGAATAGCGTATTAGTTGGTATTAAGACAAGAGGCATATATTTAGCAAAAAGACTTGCTGAACGTATCGAGCAAATTGAAGGAAACAAAATTGCCATTGGTGAATTAGATATTACATTATACCGTGATGACCTTTCGAAAAAAACGAATGATCAGGAACCATTAGTAAAAGGCTCAGATATCCCAGTTGATGTTACAAATCAAAAGGTAATCTTAGTAGATGATGTATTATATACAGGTAGAACAGTGAGAGCAGCAATGGATGCTTTAGTCGATATCGGAAGACCTGCAAATATTCAGTTAGCTGTTCTAGTTGATCGTGGCCATCGTGAACTGCCTATACGCGCTGATTATGTTGGGAAAAACATTCCTACTTCAAGCTCAGAAAAAATCGTTGTTGAGCTTCATGAACAAGACGGTAATGATCAAGTTACTATACATGAAAATGAATAG
- a CDS encoding DivIVA domain-containing protein, whose translation MPLTPLDIHNKEFNKGFRGYDEDEVNEFLDQVIKDYEMIIREKKELESRVTELTEKLGHFTNIEDTLNKSIIIAQEAGEDVKRNAQKESKLIIKEAEKNADRIINESLVKSRKIAMEIEELKKQSKVFRTRFQMLIEAQLDLLKNDDWDHLLEYEVEPIFGEAEETKS comes from the coding sequence GTGCCTTTAACACCATTAGATATCCATAATAAGGAATTTAATAAAGGGTTTCGTGGGTATGATGAAGATGAAGTAAATGAGTTTTTGGATCAAGTCATTAAAGATTATGAAATGATTATCCGCGAAAAAAAAGAGCTTGAATCTCGTGTAACAGAATTAACTGAGAAATTGGGCCATTTTACAAATATTGAAGATACCCTGAATAAATCGATTATCATTGCTCAAGAAGCGGGAGAAGACGTAAAGCGTAATGCTCAAAAGGAGTCTAAACTGATCATTAAAGAAGCAGAGAAAAACGCTGATCGTATTATTAATGAATCATTAGTAAAATCCCGAAAAATTGCAATGGAAATTGAGGAGCTGAAAAAGCAGTCAAAAGTGTTTAGAACTCGTTTCCAAATGCTAATTGAAGCACAGCTTGACCTACTTAAAAATGATGATTGGGATCACTTATTAGAGTATGAAGTAGAGCCTATTTTCGGCGAAGCTGAAGAAACAAAAAGCTAG
- the lspA gene encoding signal peptidase II: protein MFYYIIAAIIIVIDQVTKWLIVKNMELGENITIIENFLYITSHRNRGAAWGILQGQMWFFYIITAIVIVGIIYYIQKYTKEYKVMGIALGLMLGGAIGNFIDRLFRKEVVDFINTYIFSYDFPIFNVADSALCVGVVLLFIHMLFFEGKQKKEKI from the coding sequence GTGTTTTATTACATAATAGCAGCAATTATCATTGTAATCGATCAAGTGACAAAATGGCTTATTGTTAAAAATATGGAACTTGGAGAAAATATTACTATTATCGAAAATTTCTTATATATTACATCACATCGAAATCGCGGAGCAGCATGGGGGATCTTGCAAGGGCAAATGTGGTTCTTTTACATCATAACAGCTATTGTAATTGTCGGTATCATTTATTACATCCAAAAATATACGAAGGAATATAAGGTAATGGGAATTGCTCTTGGTTTAATGCTGGGCGGAGCAATTGGAAATTTCATTGACCGTTTATTTCGTAAAGAAGTTGTCGACTTTATTAATACATACATTTTTTCATATGACTTTCCTATTTTTAATGTTGCTGATTCAGCACTATGTGTGGGAGTTGTTTTGTTATTTATTCATATGTTGTTTTTTGAAGGGAAACAAAAGAAGGAGAAAATATAA
- a CDS encoding solute carrier family 23 protein: MEKEQIILDVKDKPTPLTWLALSFQHLFAMFGATILVPFLVGLDPAVALISSGLGTFAFLLITKFQVPAYLGSSFAFITPIIVAKASAGMGAAMVGSFIAGIVYGIVALIIKGTGHKWIMKILPPVVVGPVIIVIGLGLASTAVDMATLNGEEYSLQYFSVAIVTLLITIISTIFLKGFFNLIPVLIGIAGGYLYSLAIGIIDFSKVIAADWFQAPNFIIPFVDYTPALSLEIILLMVPVVVVTISEHIGHQLVLGKVVGRNYIEKPGLHRSILGDGVATMLAAVIGGPPNTTYGENIGVLAITRVYSVFVIAGAAVFAIVFGFIGKISAFISTIPTPVMGGVSILLFGIIASSGLRMMIDNQINLGNNRNLIISSVILVIGIGGATLKYGSFDLHGMALAAIIGIILNLVLPSEDKDSINNKTA; this comes from the coding sequence GTGGAAAAAGAACAAATCATATTAGATGTAAAAGATAAACCAACTCCATTGACATGGTTAGCCCTAAGCTTCCAGCATTTATTTGCGATGTTTGGTGCGACAATTTTAGTTCCGTTCCTTGTTGGGCTTGACCCGGCAGTAGCGTTAATCTCAAGTGGTTTAGGAACATTTGCATTTTTGCTTATTACAAAATTCCAGGTACCAGCATACCTCGGTTCATCATTCGCATTCATAACACCGATCATTGTTGCGAAGGCTTCTGCAGGAATGGGAGCAGCAATGGTAGGAAGTTTTATAGCAGGTATTGTATATGGGATTGTTGCTTTAATTATTAAAGGAACAGGTCATAAATGGATTATGAAAATCTTACCACCAGTTGTTGTTGGACCAGTCATTATTGTCATCGGATTAGGATTGGCAAGTACAGCTGTAGACATGGCAACATTAAATGGTGAAGAATATAGCCTACAGTATTTTTCAGTAGCAATCGTTACGTTACTTATTACGATCATAAGCACAATCTTTTTAAAAGGTTTTTTCAATCTAATCCCAGTATTAATCGGGATTGCTGGTGGTTACTTATATTCACTAGCAATTGGTATCATTGATTTTTCAAAAGTTATTGCTGCAGATTGGTTCCAAGCACCAAATTTTATCATTCCATTTGTAGATTATACTCCAGCACTTTCGCTAGAAATTATTTTATTGATGGTGCCAGTAGTTGTCGTTACAATCTCAGAACACATCGGACACCAATTAGTCTTAGGGAAAGTAGTGGGCAGAAATTATATAGAAAAACCAGGACTGCATCGTTCAATTTTAGGTGATGGTGTTGCAACAATGCTCGCGGCAGTAATAGGCGGTCCACCAAATACAACATACGGAGAAAATATTGGTGTACTTGCAATTACTAGAGTATATAGTGTGTTTGTCATCGCTGGTGCAGCGGTTTTTGCGATTGTTTTTGGATTCATCGGTAAAATATCAGCTTTTATAAGTACAATTCCTACACCAGTTATGGGGGGTGTATCGATTCTGCTTTTCGGAATTATCGCATCTTCAGGACTCCGAATGATGATTGATAATCAGATTAACTTAGGTAATAACCGTAACCTTATCATTTCATCTGTCATTTTAGTAATCGGAATTGGCGGTGCAACACTTAAATATGGTAGCTTCGATTTACATGGAATGGCATTAGCAGCTATTATTGGAATCATCTTAAATTTAGTCCTGCCAAGTGAAGATAAAGATTCAATAAATAATAAAACAGCATAA
- a CDS encoding cell division protein SepF, with product MSIKNRFKSFFALDDEEYEYVENEEMQQEYEEQQPISQKPQTQSTKQNVVSLQSIQKSSKVILCEPRVYAEAQEIADQLKNRRAVVVNLQSIQRDQAKRIVDFLSGTVYAIGGDIQRIGTNIFLCTPDNVDVSGSISELISEEEHQRW from the coding sequence ATGTCTATTAAAAATCGGTTTAAAAGTTTTTTTGCATTAGATGATGAAGAATATGAATATGTTGAAAATGAGGAAATGCAACAAGAATATGAAGAACAACAACCAATTTCCCAAAAGCCGCAAACTCAATCAACTAAGCAAAATGTAGTAAGTTTGCAAAGTATCCAAAAATCTTCTAAAGTTATTTTATGTGAGCCAAGGGTTTATGCTGAAGCACAGGAAATTGCGGATCAATTAAAAAATCGCCGTGCAGTTGTCGTTAATCTTCAAAGTATTCAAAGAGACCAAGCTAAACGGATTGTAGATTTTTTAAGTGGAACTGTGTATGCAATCGGAGGCGATATTCAACGAATTGGCACAAATATTTTTTTATGCACACCTGATAATGTAGATGTATCAGGATCTATTTCTGAGCTAATCTCAGAAGAAGAACATCAAAGGTGGTAA